Proteins from a single region of Nakamurella deserti:
- a CDS encoding substrate-binding domain-containing protein, producing MSVRRARRRVTTPIVVAAALTGLVLAGCTSNTAAEESTTSAPAATSSSAPAGTGTGTGSAPAGTAGGSAGAPATGEKVVIGFSAPAADHGWMGAITKAAVAEAATYPDVELRQAEATNDVNLQISQIETFINDGVDAIVLLPFDGAALTEVATRAMDAGIPIINVDREFTSPFAARTTVLGDNYGMGVSAGTYICSQLGDNPDAVIAEVAGIDSLPLTQDRSKGFADALGDCGLSVSNRVAADFTVQGGETATSNLLQAAPKIDALWNHDDDQGVGVLAAIENAGRSEMLMVGGAGSKNMMDLIKAGDSVVKATVVYPSTQAADGVSLARLIVQNANLGDLQSSGVPRTIQLFAPVVTADNVDQYLPTAFES from the coding sequence ATGTCCGTACGTCGTGCCCGTCGCCGCGTCACCACCCCCATCGTGGTCGCCGCCGCCCTGACCGGCCTGGTTCTGGCCGGTTGCACGTCCAACACCGCGGCCGAGGAGTCCACCACCTCCGCGCCGGCGGCGACCTCGTCCAGTGCCCCCGCCGGCACCGGCACCGGCACCGGTTCCGCACCGGCCGGCACCGCTGGGGGGTCCGCCGGTGCCCCCGCCACCGGCGAGAAGGTGGTCATCGGCTTCTCCGCGCCGGCCGCCGACCACGGCTGGATGGGTGCCATCACCAAGGCGGCGGTTGCCGAGGCCGCCACCTACCCCGACGTGGAGCTGCGGCAGGCCGAGGCCACCAACGACGTCAACCTGCAGATCAGCCAGATCGAGACGTTCATCAACGACGGCGTGGACGCCATCGTGCTGCTGCCGTTCGACGGGGCGGCCCTCACCGAGGTGGCGACCCGCGCCATGGACGCCGGCATCCCGATCATCAACGTCGACCGGGAGTTCACCAGCCCGTTCGCCGCCCGCACCACCGTGCTCGGCGACAACTACGGCATGGGCGTCAGCGCCGGCACCTACATCTGCAGCCAGCTCGGTGACAACCCCGATGCCGTCATCGCCGAGGTCGCCGGCATCGACTCGCTGCCGCTGACCCAGGACCGCAGCAAGGGCTTCGCCGACGCGCTCGGCGACTGCGGTCTGTCGGTCTCCAACCGGGTCGCCGCCGACTTCACCGTCCAGGGCGGCGAGACCGCGACGTCGAACCTGCTGCAGGCCGCGCCGAAGATCGACGCCCTGTGGAACCACGACGACGACCAGGGTGTCGGCGTGCTCGCCGCCATCGAGAACGCGGGCCGCAGCGAGATGCTCATGGTCGGCGGGGCCGGCTCGAAGAACATGATGGACCTCATCAAGGCCGGTGACTCCGTGGTCAAGGCCACCGTCGTGTACCCCTCCACCCAGGCTGCGGACGGCGTCTCGCTGGCCCGCCTGATCGTCCAGAACGCCAACCTCGGTGACCTGCAGTCCTCCGGTGTGCCCCGCACGATTCAGCTGTTCGCGCCGGTCGTCACCGCCGACAACGTCGACCAGTACCTGCCGACCGCCTTCGAGTCCTGA
- a CDS encoding sugar phosphate isomerase/epimerase family protein has translation MTRPITLFTGQWADLPLEEVARLAAGWGYDGLEIACWGDHLDPYRWDDAEYVRGRLELLERHGLTLHAISNHLKGQAVCDDPIDERHRNIVSDRVWGDGDPEGVRQRAAEEMKATARLAAALGVDTVIGFTGSAIWKYVAMFPPVSQDAIDAGYRDFADRWNPILDVFAEVGVRFAHEVHPSEIAYDYWTTVRTLEAIGHRPEFGLNWDPSHMVWQDIDPVAFLWDFKDRIYHVDCKDTRKRMGNGRNGRLGSHLAWADPRRGWDFISTGHGDVPWEDAFRMLNAIGYAGPISVEWEDAGMDRLLGAPEALEFVRSLAFEAPDSAFDAAFATRD, from the coding sequence ATGACCCGACCCATCACCCTGTTCACCGGCCAGTGGGCCGACCTGCCGCTGGAGGAGGTGGCCCGGCTGGCCGCCGGCTGGGGTTACGACGGTCTCGAGATCGCCTGCTGGGGAGACCATCTCGATCCCTACCGGTGGGACGACGCCGAGTACGTCCGAGGCCGGCTCGAGCTGCTGGAGCGGCACGGGTTGACGTTGCACGCCATCTCCAACCACCTCAAGGGTCAGGCCGTGTGCGACGACCCGATCGACGAGCGGCACCGCAACATCGTGTCCGACCGGGTGTGGGGCGACGGCGATCCCGAGGGCGTCCGGCAGCGGGCCGCCGAGGAGATGAAGGCGACCGCGCGGCTCGCGGCGGCGCTCGGCGTCGACACCGTCATCGGCTTCACCGGCTCGGCCATCTGGAAGTACGTGGCGATGTTCCCGCCGGTGTCCCAGGACGCGATCGACGCGGGCTACCGGGACTTCGCCGACCGGTGGAACCCCATCCTGGACGTCTTCGCCGAGGTCGGCGTGCGCTTCGCCCACGAGGTGCACCCCAGCGAGATCGCCTACGACTACTGGACCACCGTGCGCACCCTGGAGGCGATCGGACACCGGCCCGAGTTCGGCCTGAACTGGGACCCGAGCCACATGGTCTGGCAGGACATCGATCCGGTGGCGTTCCTGTGGGACTTCAAGGACCGGATCTACCACGTGGACTGCAAGGACACCCGCAAGCGGATGGGCAACGGCCGCAACGGCCGGTTGGGGTCGCACCTGGCCTGGGCCGACCCGCGGCGCGGGTGGGACTTCATCTCCACCGGCCACGGTGACGTGCCGTGGGAGGACGCGTTCCGGATGCTCAACGCCATCGGCTACGCCGGCCCCATCTCGGTCGAGTGGGAGGACGCCGGGATGGACCGGCTGCTCGGCGCCCCGGAGGCGCTGGAGTTCGTCCGCTCGCTGGCGTTCGAGGCTCCCGACAGCGCCTTCGACGCGGCCTTCGCCACCCGGGACTGA
- a CDS encoding ROK family transcriptional regulator has translation MQLTGEPEVRPVFRSSGTGELFQLLRDGAPRTRADLIAMTGMARSTIGGRIDLLLDSGLVAPAGGAGSTGGRPPATFAFNPSSRVVLAVDLGATHARLALTDLASRVLAAHQAPLLIAEGPDHVLAWVVAQGQRLLAEAGREVGDLLSIGVGLPGPVEHATGRPTNPPIMPGWDDADVRGILADRFGSAVLVDNDVNIMALGEHRTAWKDVSDLLFVKLATGIGAGIIADGRLRRGAQGAAGDLGHVAVPDGGDVLCRCGNTGCLEAIASGQAVADALAAEGVGVHSGADVVALVRAGDLRASLAVRQAGRRIGAVLTTCVSLLNPSVIAIGGIMAGAGEHLLAGIREIVYQRSLPLATQHLRIVGSVTGPDAGVIGASVMAIDHVLAPDAVDLLVG, from the coding sequence ATGCAACTGACCGGCGAGCCGGAGGTACGGCCGGTCTTCCGCAGCAGCGGCACCGGCGAGCTGTTCCAGCTCCTGCGGGACGGCGCGCCCCGGACCCGCGCGGACCTGATCGCGATGACCGGTATGGCCCGGTCGACCATCGGTGGTCGCATCGACCTGCTGCTCGACTCCGGGCTGGTCGCCCCGGCCGGCGGTGCCGGTTCCACCGGCGGCCGGCCGCCCGCGACGTTCGCGTTCAACCCGTCGAGCCGGGTGGTGCTGGCGGTCGACCTGGGGGCCACGCACGCGCGGCTGGCGCTGACCGACCTGGCGTCCCGGGTGCTCGCCGCCCACCAGGCCCCGCTGCTGATCGCGGAAGGCCCCGACCACGTGCTGGCCTGGGTCGTCGCGCAGGGCCAGCGGCTGCTCGCCGAGGCCGGTCGTGAGGTCGGTGACCTGCTGAGCATCGGCGTCGGCCTCCCCGGGCCCGTCGAGCACGCGACCGGACGGCCGACCAACCCGCCGATCATGCCGGGGTGGGACGACGCCGACGTCCGGGGCATCCTCGCCGACCGGTTCGGGTCCGCGGTGCTGGTCGACAACGACGTCAACATCATGGCTCTCGGTGAACACCGCACCGCATGGAAGGACGTGTCGGACCTGCTGTTCGTCAAGCTGGCGACCGGGATCGGGGCCGGCATCATCGCCGACGGCCGGCTCCGCCGCGGCGCGCAGGGTGCGGCCGGCGACCTCGGCCACGTGGCGGTGCCCGACGGCGGCGACGTGCTGTGCCGGTGCGGCAACACCGGCTGTCTGGAGGCCATCGCCAGCGGTCAGGCCGTCGCCGACGCCCTCGCGGCCGAGGGGGTCGGCGTGCACAGCGGAGCGGACGTCGTCGCGCTGGTTCGGGCCGGCGACCTGCGGGCGAGCCTGGCCGTCCGGCAGGCCGGGCGGCGCATCGGGGCGGTGCTCACCACGTGCGTGAGTCTGCTCAACCCGTCGGTCATCGCCATCGGCGGCATCATGGCCGGGGCCGGGGAGCACCTGCTGGCCGGCATCCGCGAGATCGTCTACCAGCGCTCGTTGCCGCTGGCGACGCAGCACCTGCGCATCGTCGGTTCGGTCACCGGCCCGGACGCCGGCGTCATCGGCGCCAGCGTGATGGCCATCGACCACGTCCTGGCGCCCGACGCGGTGGACCTGCTGGTGGGCTGA
- a CDS encoding Gfo/Idh/MocA family protein → MTSTPPAPLGVGMIGYAFMGAAHSQAWRTAPRFFDLPVDPRMRVLVGRDRSAVTAAATQLGWDGVETDWRALLSRDDVDLVDICSPGDTHAEIAIAALEAGKHVLCEKPLANTVEEAERMTAAAAAAAARFGTVAMVGFTYRRVPAIQLARTLVEQGRLGTIRHIRAQYLQDWLSDPESPFTWRLDKSRAGSGALGDIGAHIVDLTQFITGQRITSVTGRLTTFVDERPVPGTTTRGQVTVDDAAAFLATFDGGPLGVFEASRFALGRKNAIRLEINGSLGSLAFDFEDMNVLHFHDGADDPATAGFRRIVVTEPVHAYVGHWWPPGHGLGYEHPFTHQVVDLLTGIADGVPPAPGFADGLQVQRVLDAVERSSAGDSWVTV, encoded by the coding sequence ATGACTAGCACCCCGCCCGCACCCCTCGGTGTCGGCATGATCGGCTACGCCTTCATGGGGGCGGCACACTCCCAGGCCTGGCGGACCGCCCCCCGCTTCTTCGACCTCCCCGTGGACCCCCGGATGCGGGTCCTGGTGGGGCGCGACCGCTCCGCGGTGACCGCGGCGGCGACGCAGCTGGGCTGGGACGGGGTGGAGACGGACTGGCGCGCACTGCTCAGCCGGGACGACGTCGACCTCGTCGACATCTGCTCGCCCGGCGACACGCACGCCGAGATCGCCATCGCCGCGCTGGAGGCCGGCAAGCACGTGCTGTGCGAGAAGCCGCTGGCCAACACGGTCGAGGAGGCCGAGCGGATGACCGCGGCCGCCGCCGCGGCCGCCGCTCGGTTCGGCACGGTCGCCATGGTGGGCTTCACCTACCGGCGGGTACCGGCCATCCAGCTGGCGCGGACGCTGGTCGAGCAGGGGCGACTCGGCACGATCCGTCACATCCGGGCCCAGTACCTCCAGGACTGGCTGTCCGACCCCGAGTCGCCGTTCACCTGGCGGCTGGACAAGTCCCGTGCCGGCTCCGGTGCACTCGGCGACATCGGCGCCCACATCGTCGATCTCACGCAGTTCATCACCGGACAGCGGATCACCTCGGTGACCGGGCGCCTCACCACCTTCGTCGACGAGCGGCCCGTGCCCGGGACCACCACCCGCGGCCAGGTCACCGTCGACGACGCCGCCGCGTTCCTGGCCACCTTCGACGGTGGCCCGCTCGGCGTCTTCGAGGCCAGCCGCTTCGCTCTCGGCCGCAAGAACGCCATTCGGCTGGAGATCAACGGCTCCCTCGGATCACTGGCCTTCGACTTCGAGGACATGAACGTCCTGCACTTCCACGACGGCGCCGACGATCCCGCGACCGCCGGGTTCCGCCGCATCGTCGTCACGGAGCCGGTCCACGCCTACGTGGGCCACTGGTGGCCGCCCGGACACGGTCTCGGCTACGAACACCCGTTCACCCACCAGGTGGTGGACCTGTTGACCGGGATCGCCGACGGCGTGCCGCCCGCTCCCGGCTTCGCCGACGGACTGCAGGTGCAGCGGGTGCTCGACGCCGTCGAGCGCAGCTCCGCGGGTGACTCGTGGGTCACCGTCTGA
- a CDS encoding LacI family DNA-binding transcriptional regulator codes for MVGEPSRPPTIRDVAAAAGVSKSLVSLVLQNSDKVGPAKRAAVERAIAELGYRPNATARHLSQRRTSTVGVLLNDLRNPWYVDCLEGLAATLGERGYRMYLGDSRLDSRTDDLLTQGFLDFPVDGLVLVGTMPLTARLQEATRLVPTVVAASRDVDLPGVDVIAGDDSAGATLAVDHLVALGHRRIAHIAGNAGRFAELRRDSYVAAMARHGLDPRIETSDATEEGGYRAAVRLLSPSGDRPTAVFAVNDVACIGAISAADELGLDLPRDLSVVGFDNTHLAQLRHLWLTSVDIAGHALGRRAGEALLRRIDRPDTPATAALMPATLHVRGSSVRPG; via the coding sequence ATGGTCGGAGAACCGTCCCGTCCGCCGACCATCCGCGACGTGGCCGCCGCCGCCGGGGTCTCCAAATCGCTGGTGTCCCTGGTCCTGCAGAACTCCGACAAAGTGGGCCCGGCCAAGCGGGCCGCCGTCGAGCGCGCCATCGCCGAGCTCGGGTACCGACCCAACGCCACCGCCCGCCACCTCAGCCAGCGCCGGACCTCCACGGTCGGTGTCCTCCTCAACGATCTCCGCAACCCCTGGTACGTCGACTGTCTCGAAGGCCTCGCGGCGACGTTGGGGGAGCGCGGCTACCGGATGTACCTCGGCGATTCCCGGTTGGACAGCCGCACCGACGACCTGCTGACGCAGGGTTTCCTGGACTTCCCGGTCGACGGTCTGGTGCTGGTCGGCACCATGCCGCTGACCGCCCGGTTGCAGGAGGCGACCCGGCTGGTGCCGACGGTGGTCGCCGCCAGTCGCGACGTCGACCTGCCGGGAGTGGACGTCATCGCCGGTGACGACAGCGCCGGCGCCACCCTCGCCGTCGACCACCTGGTGGCGCTCGGCCACCGCCGTATCGCCCACATCGCCGGTAATGCGGGACGTTTCGCCGAGCTCCGGCGCGACAGCTACGTGGCGGCGATGGCACGCCACGGTCTGGACCCCCGGATCGAGACCTCGGACGCGACCGAGGAGGGCGGCTACCGCGCAGCGGTGCGGCTGCTCTCCCCGTCCGGCGACCGGCCGACAGCGGTCTTCGCCGTCAACGACGTCGCCTGCATCGGGGCCATCTCCGCGGCGGACGAGCTCGGTCTGGATCTGCCCCGCGACCTGTCGGTGGTCGGGTTCGACAACACCCATCTCGCGCAGCTGCGGCACCTGTGGCTGACCAGCGTCGACATCGCCGGGCACGCCCTGGGCCGCCGCGCCGGGGAGGCGCTGCTGCGGCGGATCGACCGGCCGGACACGCCCGCGACCGCGGCGCTGATGCCGGCCACCCTGCACGTCCGCGGATCATCGGTACGACCCGGCTGA
- a CDS encoding CYTH and CHAD domain-containing protein, whose amino-acid sequence MTASGMSRHQEIEVKLEAGSDFSMPDLRSVRGVAAVSAPVVHELDATYHDTAELDLLQSRITLRRRVGGKDQGWHLKLPGTGPGSSWVGSSNRTELAFPLGDELPDELADLIRGVTRGRPVVPVASIRTRRTVVELLDADGTGLVELADDAVETEVLGEVGVARGAGGPTAWRELEVELLSGDEDTVRLAAARLTKAGARTAKSPSKLSSALAAGGRAPARSVPGGPTPTRRSRAQDVVLRGLARHRDALVVADVGLRLGAPESLHASRAAARRLRSSLTVFRALFDPDQVDRLLKGLRAMDKVLQPVRDNDVLLTRLTTEISEEPAEFAQPAEVLLRRALADRNAAAWEQVEHWLSRPQAVRLLQRLDAFLADPPLDASQQGQAGRLLPAMIAAAWSRVRKLADVALADPEDVRALERVRRAAKSVRYAAELAGTALGDAPIVFAAAVEEIQEVLGEHRNALLVGEFLVALAADVRTSGRAGFLYGRLHAVADSNVLSAVDDFADAWDRADDGELISWLR is encoded by the coding sequence ATGACCGCTTCCGGCATGTCCCGTCACCAGGAGATCGAGGTCAAGCTCGAGGCGGGCAGCGACTTCTCGATGCCCGACCTCCGCTCCGTCCGGGGGGTCGCCGCGGTCTCCGCACCGGTCGTGCACGAACTCGACGCCACCTACCACGACACCGCCGAGCTCGACCTCCTGCAGTCGCGGATCACCCTGCGCCGCCGGGTCGGCGGCAAGGACCAGGGCTGGCACCTGAAGCTGCCGGGGACCGGGCCCGGGTCGTCCTGGGTCGGCAGCAGCAACCGCACGGAACTGGCGTTCCCACTGGGCGACGAGCTCCCCGACGAGCTGGCCGACCTCATCCGCGGCGTCACCCGCGGGCGTCCCGTGGTGCCGGTCGCCTCCATCCGTACGCGGCGGACGGTCGTCGAGCTGCTGGACGCCGACGGCACCGGCCTGGTGGAGCTCGCCGACGACGCCGTCGAGACCGAGGTCCTCGGTGAGGTCGGCGTGGCGCGCGGCGCCGGTGGCCCCACGGCCTGGCGGGAGCTGGAGGTCGAGCTGCTCAGCGGGGACGAGGACACCGTCCGGTTGGCCGCCGCCCGGCTGACCAAAGCGGGCGCGCGGACGGCGAAGTCGCCGTCCAAGCTGTCGTCCGCGCTGGCCGCGGGCGGCCGGGCGCCCGCGCGCTCGGTCCCGGGTGGCCCGACCCCCACCCGTCGCAGCCGCGCCCAGGACGTGGTGCTGCGGGGACTGGCCCGGCACCGCGACGCGCTGGTCGTCGCCGACGTGGGGCTGCGCCTCGGCGCACCGGAGTCGCTGCACGCCAGCCGCGCTGCGGCACGGCGGCTGCGCAGTTCCCTGACGGTGTTCCGCGCGCTGTTCGACCCGGACCAGGTCGACCGCCTCCTCAAGGGGCTGCGCGCGATGGACAAGGTGCTGCAGCCGGTGCGCGACAACGACGTGCTCCTGACCCGGCTCACCACCGAGATCAGCGAGGAGCCGGCCGAGTTCGCACAGCCGGCCGAGGTGCTGCTGCGCCGGGCTCTGGCCGACCGCAACGCCGCGGCCTGGGAGCAGGTCGAGCACTGGCTGTCCCGCCCGCAGGCCGTGCGGCTGCTCCAGCGGCTGGACGCGTTCCTGGCCGATCCGCCGCTGGACGCCTCCCAGCAGGGTCAGGCGGGCCGGCTGCTGCCGGCGATGATCGCCGCCGCCTGGAGCCGGGTCCGCAAGCTGGCCGATGTGGCGCTCGCCGACCCGGAGGACGTGCGGGCGCTGGAGCGGGTGCGGCGGGCGGCCAAGTCGGTGCGCTACGCCGCCGAACTCGCCGGCACCGCGCTCGGCGACGCGCCCATCGTGTTCGCCGCCGCCGTGGAGGAGATCCAGGAGGTGCTCGGTGAGCACCGCAACGCGCTGCTGGTCGGCGAGTTCCTGGTCGCGCTGGCCGCCGACGTGCGCACCTCCGGGCGGGCCGGCTTCCTCTACGGACGGCTGCACGCGGTCGCCGACTCCAACGTGCTGTCCGCGGTCGACGACTTCGCCGACGCCTGGGACCGGGCCGACGACGGGGAGCTCATCAGCTGGCTGCGGTGA
- a CDS encoding ABC transporter permease, whose product MSEQKVSVAKATAAGGDSSPAKPDRSGGGLLSGSVGRNLGLVVALVLLCIVGVITGGERFASIDNILTVLRLASVIGVLAVGMTFVITAGGIDLSVGSVLGLATIWASTLATQTMAGDVHWIVMVGSALAVGIVAGLINGVIIAYGNVVAFIATLAMMVAARGVAEIISNRQTQVVTVRPFLEAFRGNIIGVPKLVWIFALVAVAGWFLLNRTTFGRRTVAVGGNPEAARLAGIKVKRHTMYLYGLAGLTAGIAAVMMLVRTTSGSSTHGQLYELDAIAAVVVGGTLLVGGRGTIVGTVFGVLIFTLLTNLFTINNMSISAQSVAKGAIIVIAVLLQQRFVVRAHPRK is encoded by the coding sequence GTGAGCGAGCAGAAGGTCTCGGTGGCGAAAGCCACCGCCGCAGGCGGGGATTCGTCGCCCGCCAAGCCGGACCGGTCCGGCGGCGGGCTGCTCAGTGGGTCGGTCGGCCGCAACCTGGGTCTGGTCGTCGCACTGGTGCTGCTGTGCATCGTCGGGGTCATCACCGGCGGCGAGCGGTTCGCCAGTATCGACAACATCCTCACCGTGCTGCGGTTGGCGTCGGTGATCGGGGTGCTGGCCGTCGGGATGACGTTCGTGATCACCGCCGGTGGGATCGACCTGTCCGTCGGGTCGGTACTGGGGCTGGCCACCATCTGGGCCTCGACCCTGGCCACCCAGACGATGGCCGGTGACGTCCACTGGATCGTGATGGTGGGCAGCGCGCTGGCCGTCGGCATCGTCGCCGGCCTCATCAACGGGGTGATCATCGCCTACGGCAACGTGGTCGCCTTCATCGCGACGCTGGCCATGATGGTCGCCGCCCGCGGCGTCGCCGAGATCATCTCCAACCGGCAGACCCAGGTGGTCACCGTACGGCCGTTCCTGGAGGCGTTCCGCGGCAACATCATCGGCGTCCCGAAGCTGGTCTGGATCTTCGCCCTCGTCGCCGTCGCGGGCTGGTTCCTGCTGAACCGCACCACGTTCGGCCGTCGCACGGTCGCCGTCGGTGGCAACCCCGAGGCCGCCCGGTTGGCCGGTATCAAAGTCAAGCGGCACACCATGTACCTGTACGGCCTGGCCGGGCTCACCGCCGGTATCGCCGCCGTGATGATGCTCGTCCGCACCACGTCCGGCAGCTCCACCCACGGTCAGCTGTACGAGCTGGACGCCATCGCCGCGGTGGTCGTCGGCGGCACCCTGCTCGTCGGGGGTCGCGGCACCATCGTCGGGACCGTCTTCGGGGTGCTGATCTTCACCCTGCTGACGAACCTGTTCACCATCAACAACATGTCGATCTCGGCGCAGTCCGTGGCCAAGGGCGCCATCATCGTCATCGCCGTGCTGCTCCAGCAGCGCTTCGTCGTCCGGGCGCACCCCCGCAAATAG
- a CDS encoding sugar ABC transporter ATP-binding protein, with the protein MVTADPPTPLLSLRGIVKHFPGAKALDGVDLDVVPGEVHCLLGQNGAGKSTLIKVLAGAHQPDAGTVEIGGTAVVIPNPVAALKLGIATMYQELDVVDGLSVAENVFLGHELAVAGFSQRREATRRTRDILARLGHPEISPHREVGRLSAAGKQIVSMARALSHDARVIVMDEPSAVLDSEEVTNLFHLVREVTGAGIAVIYISHRLEEIREIGDRITVLKDGRTVARNLAVSETPTADLIRLMTGRTVDNVFPVGPGVPDDAEVVLDVDGLALAGIFSDVSLQVRAGEIVGLAGLVGSGRSEILETIYGARKASAGTVTVGGRRLRRGSVSAAVDAGIGLAPEERKSQALLLDEPVFRNITLSSFGRFARFGMLGEKQERSTALQQSEALHLRPAGVTRAVRTLSGGNQQKAVLARWLVHGCRVLMLDEPTRGVDVGARAEIYALIRTLADDGAAVVVVSSEIPEVLGLSDRVLVISDGRVVHQGAAASIDEHRVLDLVMEGSVA; encoded by the coding sequence ATGGTCACCGCAGACCCCCCGACGCCGTTGCTCAGCCTCCGGGGCATCGTGAAGCACTTCCCCGGGGCGAAGGCCCTGGACGGCGTGGATCTCGATGTCGTTCCCGGCGAAGTCCACTGCCTCCTCGGCCAGAACGGAGCCGGGAAGTCCACTCTCATCAAGGTTCTCGCCGGCGCCCACCAACCCGATGCCGGCACCGTCGAGATCGGCGGCACCGCCGTCGTCATCCCGAACCCGGTCGCGGCGCTGAAGCTGGGCATCGCCACCATGTACCAGGAGCTCGACGTCGTCGACGGCCTCAGCGTCGCCGAGAACGTCTTCCTGGGTCACGAACTCGCCGTCGCCGGCTTCTCGCAGCGGCGGGAGGCCACCCGACGCACCCGGGACATCCTCGCCCGGCTCGGGCATCCGGAGATCTCCCCGCACCGCGAGGTGGGCCGGCTGTCGGCCGCCGGCAAGCAGATCGTCTCGATGGCCCGGGCCCTCTCGCACGACGCCCGGGTGATCGTGATGGACGAGCCGTCGGCCGTGCTCGACTCCGAGGAGGTCACCAACCTCTTCCATCTCGTCCGAGAGGTCACCGGCGCCGGTATCGCCGTCATCTACATCTCCCACCGGCTCGAGGAGATCCGCGAGATCGGCGACCGCATCACCGTTCTCAAGGACGGCCGGACGGTGGCCCGCAACCTCGCGGTGTCCGAGACGCCCACTGCCGACCTCATCCGGTTGATGACCGGCCGCACCGTGGACAACGTCTTCCCGGTGGGTCCCGGTGTCCCCGACGACGCCGAGGTCGTCCTGGACGTCGACGGCCTGGCGCTCGCCGGTATTTTCTCCGACGTCTCCCTCCAGGTCCGGGCGGGCGAGATCGTCGGTCTGGCCGGTCTCGTCGGCTCCGGGCGGTCCGAGATCCTGGAGACCATCTACGGCGCGCGCAAGGCCTCGGCGGGCACCGTCACGGTCGGCGGCCGCCGGCTGCGCCGCGGCTCGGTGAGCGCCGCCGTCGACGCGGGGATCGGGCTCGCCCCCGAGGAGCGCAAGAGTCAGGCGCTGCTGCTCGACGAGCCGGTGTTCCGCAACATCACCCTGTCCAGCTTCGGCCGGTTCGCCCGCTTCGGCATGCTGGGGGAGAAGCAGGAGCGGTCCACCGCCCTGCAGCAGTCCGAGGCCCTGCACCTGCGTCCCGCGGGGGTGACCCGGGCCGTCCGGACACTGTCCGGCGGCAACCAGCAGAAGGCCGTGCTCGCCCGCTGGCTGGTGCACGGCTGCCGCGTGCTGATGCTCGACGAACCCACCCGCGGTGTCGACGTCGGTGCCCGCGCCGAGATCTACGCCCTGATCCGCACACTGGCCGACGACGGCGCCGCCGTCGTCGTGGTCTCCAGTGAGATCCCCGAGGTGCTCGGTCTGTCCGACCGGGTGCTGGTCATCTCCGACGGGCGGGTCGTCCACCAGGGCGCCGCCGCCTCGATCGACGAGCACCGCGTGCTCGACCTCGTCATGGAAGGAAGCGTCGCGTGA